One segment of Nothobranchius furzeri strain GRZ-AD chromosome 13, NfurGRZ-RIMD1, whole genome shotgun sequence DNA contains the following:
- the bud23 gene encoding 18S rRNA (guanine-N(7))-methyltransferase yields the protein MASSCRRPEHSAPPDVFYNEDEAKKYSQNSRMIEIQSQMSERAVELLNLPEGQPCFLLDVGCGSGLSGDHLSEEGHYWVGMDISTAMLDVALDREVEGDLLLGDMGHGMPFRPGTFDGCISISALQWLCNADKRSHSPPRRLYTFFSTLYSSLARGSRAVFQLYPENSEQLELITAQAMRAGFSGGMVVDYPNSSKAKKFFLCLFAGVTGVLPKGLGSETSGRTVPNQVQYSGQRCRFKNMKGKSVKKGRDWILDKKERRRRQGRDVRPDTKYTGRQRRPHF from the exons ATGGCTTCCAGCTGTCGACGACCGGAACACTCAGCTCCTCCGGATGTG TTCTACAATGAAGATGAGGCAAAGAAATACTCTCAGAA CTCGCGGATGATTGAGATCCAGTCCCAGATGTCAGAGAGAGCTGTGGAGCTCTTAAACCTGCCGGAGGGTCAGCCCTGCTTCCTGCTGGATGTTGG ATGTGGATCTGGTTTGAGTGGAGACCACCTGTCAGAGGAGGGACACTACTGGGTGGGAATGGACATCAGCACTGCGATGCTGG AtgtggctctggacagagaagtgGAAGGAGACCTCCTGTTGGGAGACATGGGCCATGGGATGCCTTTCCGACCGGGAACGTTTGACGGCTGCATCAG TATTTCTGCACTGCAGTGGCTTTGTAATGCAGACAAAAGGTCACACAGCCCTCCAAGGAGACTCTACACATTCTTTAGTACTCTCTACTCATCTCTG GCACGGGGGTCCCGTGCAGTTTTTCAGCTTTATCCAGAAAACTCCGAACAG CTGGAGCTGATCACAGCTCAGGCCATGAGAGCAGGTTTCAGCGGAGGGATGGTGGTGGATTATCCCAACAGCAGCAAGGCTAAAAA GTTTTTCTTGTGTCTGTTTGCCGGAGTGACCGGAGTTCTTCCTAAA GGTTTGGGGTCAGAAACGTCAGGCAGAACAGTTCCAAACCAGGTTCAGTATTCAGGACAAAG GTGTCGTTTTAAAAACATGAAGGGGAAGTCGGTGAAGAAGGGACGAGATTGGATATTGGATAAGAAGGAGAGAAGAAGAAGACAGGGAAG GGACGTTCGACCTGACACAAAATACACCGGACGTCAGCGGAGACCTCACTTCTAG